The bacterium genome has a segment encoding these proteins:
- a CDS encoding Gfo/Idh/MocA family oxidoreductase — MKVAVIGLGAMGRSHVKTLRELKVVTEILGCDVSEPTRRTAEADGVRTVDDLEKVMKWKPDAVFVVTPPCAHVAGIEPCLKAGIPTFTEKPLAHNIRDCRRMVALAERLKVPFQVGFELRYSGILKSMREVVKSGLVGRPLNMELVQISGPHPKGVMTRERVGGIFWEKLCHQVDIYRYWFGEPERVMAVTGPNAIRHYGVPDNVLACMVFPDGRTGKITFFTTRAAQVGGTDDHGDRGHFYELCLTCTKGSLTFCAWSELLSVVRFNHRADCKSELVERIPVRERYGEPSYSIAPQDEDFLLRVKSGRKLQFPAADALKSMEWVDRAERSLAAGGKWIR; from the coding sequence ATGAAAGTGGCGGTAATCGGATTGGGTGCGATGGGGCGGAGCCATGTGAAGACGCTTCGCGAGTTGAAGGTGGTGACGGAGATCCTGGGGTGCGATGTGTCCGAACCGACTCGGCGCACCGCCGAGGCGGATGGTGTGCGGACGGTGGACGATCTTGAAAAGGTCATGAAATGGAAGCCGGACGCCGTTTTCGTGGTCACGCCGCCTTGCGCGCACGTGGCCGGAATTGAACCGTGCTTAAAGGCTGGAATTCCGACGTTCACAGAGAAACCTCTGGCGCACAATATCCGGGACTGCCGCCGAATGGTGGCGCTGGCCGAGCGTCTCAAAGTGCCTTTCCAGGTCGGGTTCGAACTTAGGTACAGTGGCATTCTCAAGTCCATGCGCGAGGTTGTGAAGTCCGGGCTTGTTGGTCGGCCTTTGAACATGGAACTTGTGCAGATATCGGGGCCTCATCCCAAGGGGGTTATGACGCGCGAACGCGTGGGGGGGATCTTCTGGGAGAAACTATGCCATCAGGTGGATATCTACCGCTACTGGTTCGGTGAGCCGGAGCGGGTGATGGCGGTAACCGGCCCCAACGCCATCCGGCACTACGGTGTTCCCGATAATGTGCTAGCCTGCATGGTTTTCCCAGACGGCCGGACGGGCAAGATCACATTTTTCACCACTCGTGCGGCGCAGGTCGGCGGCACGGACGACCATGGGGATCGTGGCCATTTCTACGAACTCTGTCTGACCTGCACCAAGGGGTCATTAACCTTCTGCGCGTGGAGTGAACTCCTGAGCGTGGTCCGTTTCAACCACCGGGCCGATTGCAAAAGCGAACTGGTCGAACGGATCCCGGTGCGAGAGCGCTATGGGGAACCTTCATATTCGATAGCCCCTCAGGATGAGGATTTCTTGTTGCGGGTGAAGTCCGGACGAAAGTTGCAGTTCCCCGCCGCAGACGCCCTGAAAAGTATGGAATGGGTTGATCGTGCCGAACGGTCTCTGGCTGCCGGTGGGAAGTGGATCCGGTGA
- a CDS encoding transposase domain-containing protein encodes MPPEFAPRLRKGVLEFNDRGTPQSDIYPLGLCLYESFAGKPAYPRLSGDDVQVWLAFMERAEKPPKLDFSHPAFVQYPKLKDVICKAIDQNPKKRFASAEIMRRELRGIIPGLFLDSIPGPVDFEEEAGPVTNVTESHTAPAHTDDTYFGPKTKPQETIYEPFPPELVDEPPPRPTPWNRKVVKRTAIGIAVALILGLVGWIMVVVLLGSVDSLLESGATTAVGKKNWLFIGHPEAGERSAILYTILENCRRLGINPQEYMHDVLTRLPTTTNWHTHELTPANWLAARRKQAA; translated from the coding sequence ATGCCGCCTGAATTCGCGCCTCGTTTGCGCAAAGGGGTGCTGGAGTTCAATGATCGGGGAACCCCTCAATCCGACATCTATCCCCTGGGCCTGTGTCTTTATGAGTCTTTTGCGGGCAAACCTGCATACCCCCGGCTTTCTGGCGATGATGTTCAAGTTTGGCTTGCTTTCATGGAACGTGCTGAAAAGCCGCCAAAATTGGACTTTAGTCATCCCGCGTTTGTCCAATACCCGAAACTCAAAGATGTCATCTGTAAAGCGATTGACCAGAACCCTAAAAAGCGTTTTGCCTCGGCTGAAATCATGCGCCGCGAATTGCGCGGAATAATTCCTGGACTCTTCCTGGATTCAATTCCTGGTCCAGTCGACTTCGAGGAAGAAGCGGGGCCAGTGACCAACGTGACGGAGAGTCACACTGCGCCTGCGCACACTGATGACACCTATTTTGGACCGAAAACAAAACCCCAGGAAACAATTTATGAACCCTTTCCTCCTGAGTTGGTTGATGAGCCGCCACCTCGTCCTACTCCATGGAATAGGAAGGTAGTAAAAAGAACGGCGATTGGCATTGCTGTTGCATTGATTCTTGGCTTGGTCGGTTGGATCATGGTTGTTGTTTTGCTTGGCAGCGTAGATTCTCTCCTTGAAAGTGGGGCGACAACCGCAGTCGGGAAAAAGAACTGGCTCTTTATCGGTCATCCAGAAGCTGGCGAGCGTAGCGCCATCCTCTACACTATTCTGGAAAACTGCCGCCGATTGGGTATTAATCCCCAGGAATACATGCATGATGTTTTAACCCGCCTGCCAACGACAACCAATTGGCACACTCATGAACTGACCCCGGCTAACTGGTTGGCTGCCCGTCGAAAGCAGGCCGCATGA
- a CDS encoding protein phosphatase 2C domain-containing protein produces the protein MNAKLISVGMGCVARLLSCGIAVLLATTAAKAGSLPSRAMTPRIDPAWLTNVTVDVWTDGLRESVFESLCATGLGCDLTCDPVIVSMDGSGTFRHKTCGCKPLYIQGWTNSIGKIPAIINAKESPKSRSLKKIGKTTKPASGTGDDLSATSWAQLLTNEAIYVLLGVVIFVAILVREQNRGSENGNKAKGTKTKPEFQNALVPTDSQQIPDHRPMPEMVTMQKCVERFDPSNIHDPDKLFAQLVDEAVSSGIVPPTVPAGRDTAVATVTGNVRTDNQDYCLSFQLGGITTILVADGCGGVNYGAYAAYVAVREAARFLIDQQRVKVKPDIVPLARDALLHAAEAMGKLVETATTSFMGGFRTTLIVVLADERRYAFAYAGDGGGVIVRRNGTIEKFLFPQKADPDIPNVITTSLGPTLIGEPASGAVPRYPGDLMITGSDGVWDYVRDDYPLAVVQYLAKAKGNVKIATKAVIVQLENYVDKYGHVCSDNITLGMMATPVQSLESSCDMDEDESSHMKETSTLKE, from the coding sequence ATGAATGCGAAATTAATAAGTGTTGGAATGGGTTGTGTTGCCCGGCTATTGAGTTGTGGCATTGCCGTTCTGCTTGCAACAACGGCAGCCAAGGCAGGATCTTTGCCTTCGAGGGCGATGACGCCCCGTATTGATCCTGCCTGGCTAACAAACGTCACGGTTGATGTCTGGACCGATGGCCTGCGGGAAAGTGTATTTGAGTCCTTGTGCGCAACAGGTCTCGGGTGTGATCTGACGTGTGATCCAGTCATTGTCAGCATGGACGGTTCAGGAACATTCCGTCACAAGACATGTGGATGCAAACCGCTCTACATTCAAGGTTGGACGAACAGCATAGGAAAGATCCCGGCAATAATAAATGCCAAGGAGAGTCCGAAGTCACGGTCTCTAAAGAAGATTGGTAAAACCACCAAACCTGCTTCTGGCACTGGTGACGATCTGTCTGCAACGTCATGGGCACAGTTGCTCACTAATGAGGCAATATACGTCTTATTGGGGGTCGTGATCTTTGTGGCCATTTTGGTGCGCGAACAAAATCGCGGATCCGAAAATGGCAACAAGGCGAAAGGCACGAAAACCAAGCCGGAGTTTCAAAATGCTTTAGTCCCTACAGATTCACAGCAGATTCCGGATCATCGGCCCATGCCGGAGATGGTGACGATGCAAAAATGTGTCGAGAGGTTTGACCCAAGCAATATTCATGATCCTGACAAGCTTTTTGCTCAACTTGTTGATGAGGCCGTCTCGTCCGGGATTGTTCCCCCAACCGTTCCCGCTGGTCGTGACACCGCCGTTGCCACGGTTACAGGGAATGTCAGGACGGATAATCAAGACTACTGTCTGTCTTTTCAACTTGGCGGAATCACCACTATTCTGGTTGCTGATGGCTGTGGTGGAGTCAATTATGGTGCCTATGCTGCCTACGTTGCCGTTCGGGAGGCCGCCAGATTCCTGATCGATCAACAGCGCGTCAAAGTAAAACCGGATATTGTTCCACTTGCCCGCGATGCCCTGCTCCATGCCGCTGAGGCCATGGGGAAACTTGTCGAGACCGCGACAACCTCGTTTATGGGAGGCTTTAGAACGACTCTGATTGTTGTCCTGGCGGATGAGCGACGGTATGCCTTTGCCTATGCCGGTGACGGGGGCGGGGTCATTGTGCGCAGGAACGGCACCATCGAAAAGTTCCTGTTTCCTCAGAAAGCGGATCCCGACATTCCCAATGTAATTACCACATCACTGGGGCCTACGTTGATTGGGGAACCCGCGAGTGGAGCAGTGCCCCGTTACCCAGGTGATCTTATGATTACCGGGAGTGATGGTGTCTGGGACTATGTCCGGGATGACTATCCGCTGGCCGTGGTCCAGTACCTGGCAAAGGCCAAGGGCAATGTGAAGATTGCAACCAAAGCCGTGATTGTTCAATTAGAGAACTACGTTGATAAATACGGCCACGTCTGCAGCGATAACATCACACTTGGCATGATGGCAACGCCTGTTCAATCACTTGAGTCGTCCTGCGACATGGATGAAGACGAATCCTCACACATGAAAGAAACCTCAACCTTGAAGGAGTAA
- a CDS encoding protein kinase encodes MKNDISIVKTVEGRTLELESEGMEGAQGLVVKGKDLDTHEEMAVKIFHPVNRTAENIVRTEYLCSLKLSESCPVLVAPLELINDNGVVGYIMTLVNGKPLLVFIEEAKTTFMQNLVCLITVMHGYVQLHSRKISHGDIRAGNVLVWMDGTVPRLRIIDFDNFSAPGIPKPTCLGDEMYLAPELSDALNAGKPVPPDLGSDLFSLRIMAEEILMLRHPTAGYKETEELFVQAMYDKWFFDPVSSIVPEAGYPPKILNARLANLFRRGMSRTPSKRPTAAEWLDALLVSLGEVYICPRDKCGWPCLADASKVVCPGCGKPFPTVSLVLPDGCRIPVVKGFMQIGRNELRAGGSVSTLHAIVRKTGPAVTIESHGRNGTYRRQDNGNWERLADGKPIVVLAGDVLRFADVEVHVE; translated from the coding sequence ATGAAAAACGACATTAGCATTGTAAAGACAGTTGAGGGGCGCACACTCGAACTTGAATCCGAAGGAATGGAAGGCGCCCAGGGGTTAGTTGTCAAAGGGAAGGATCTGGACACGCACGAGGAAATGGCGGTGAAGATCTTCCATCCCGTGAATAGGACTGCTGAAAATATAGTCCGCACGGAATACTTGTGTTCGCTGAAACTGAGCGAATCTTGCCCTGTTCTTGTCGCGCCCCTTGAACTTATCAATGACAACGGAGTCGTGGGATACATCATGACTCTTGTCAATGGTAAGCCCCTTCTAGTTTTCATCGAAGAGGCGAAGACCACGTTCATGCAAAACCTTGTCTGCTTGATTACGGTTATGCATGGGTATGTTCAACTGCACTCCCGGAAGATCAGTCATGGGGATATACGGGCCGGAAATGTGCTGGTCTGGATGGATGGCACTGTTCCGAGGCTCCGCATTATTGATTTTGATAATTTCAGTGCTCCAGGGATTCCAAAACCTACGTGCCTTGGTGACGAAATGTACCTGGCGCCGGAATTGTCTGATGCCTTGAATGCGGGTAAGCCGGTTCCTCCTGACTTGGGGTCCGATCTCTTTTCCCTGCGTATTATGGCCGAAGAGATCTTGATGCTGCGCCACCCTACGGCTGGCTACAAGGAGACTGAGGAGCTGTTTGTGCAAGCGATGTACGATAAATGGTTCTTCGATCCGGTCTCCTCCATTGTTCCCGAGGCAGGCTATCCTCCCAAAATCCTCAACGCCCGGCTTGCAAACCTGTTCAGACGCGGCATGAGCCGTACCCCGTCCAAACGTCCAACTGCGGCTGAATGGCTTGATGCGCTTCTGGTGTCATTGGGTGAAGTCTATATCTGTCCGCGTGATAAGTGCGGCTGGCCATGTCTCGCCGATGCTTCGAAAGTAGTCTGCCCCGGTTGCGGCAAACCTTTCCCGACAGTTTCGCTGGTGCTGCCGGATGGATGCAGGATTCCGGTTGTGAAAGGGTTTATGCAGATCGGCAGAAACGAATTGCGCGCTGGCGGGTCGGTTTCGACGTTGCATGCGATTGTCCGGAAGACCGGCCCTGCCGTGACTATTGAAAGCCATGGTCGCAATGGCACCTATCGGAGGCAGGATAATGGCAACTGGGAAAGGTTGGCGGATGGAAAGCCCATCGTTGTGCTGGCGGGTGACGTGTTGCGCTTTGCGGATGTGGAGGTGCATGTCGAATAG
- a CDS encoding vWA domain-containing protein, with protein MTSNIVTQTLRVIPDVKRRHGVGGDVKQEVIVIVDTSPSMEGEKARQAQAACEELNDELAKPVNNNGFVVSVIHFNETAIVANPWTLAPKLVGNIRALAIGAYTNMTAALVLARSELESHKRDAGEQYLRPVVLFFTDGCFTDGGSPVEAGGSLRDKADLVTVAFGDDADEVLLRELATSPQHFYRVNSGAELRMFMARAGMTMTMSMAQRRDATHSLTLLNR; from the coding sequence ATGACCTCAAACATTGTGACTCAAACGTTAAGGGTGATCCCCGATGTGAAGCGGCGCCACGGGGTGGGTGGGGACGTCAAACAGGAAGTGATTGTCATTGTTGACACCTCCCCCTCCATGGAAGGGGAAAAGGCCAGGCAAGCTCAGGCGGCCTGCGAGGAGTTGAACGACGAATTGGCCAAGCCGGTTAACAATAACGGGTTCGTCGTTTCGGTGATTCACTTCAATGAGACGGCAATTGTGGCTAATCCCTGGACTCTGGCCCCGAAACTGGTCGGTAATATTCGCGCGTTAGCCATTGGTGCTTACACGAATATGACGGCGGCCTTGGTACTGGCGCGGAGTGAACTCGAAAGCCACAAGCGTGATGCTGGTGAGCAGTACCTCCGCCCGGTCGTCCTTTTCTTTACCGACGGATGCTTCACTGATGGCGGTTCACCAGTGGAGGCGGGGGGTAGCTTGAGGGATAAGGCTGACCTGGTCACGGTGGCGTTCGGGGATGATGCCGACGAGGTGCTGTTGCGGGAACTGGCCACCTCGCCCCAGCATTTCTACAGGGTTAACAGTGGAGCCGAATTACGCATGTTCATGGCCAGGGCCGGGATGACCATGACGATGAGCATGGCACAGCGGAGGGATGCGACACATTCCCTGACCTTGTTGAACCGCTAG